From a single Microcoleus sp. FACHB-672 genomic region:
- the ctpB gene encoding carboxyl-terminal processing protease CtpB — MNLFPRRFLLPQAGLFGGALAATATLSLFVPGLNSSVRAALQDSPKTVLDEAWQIVNRDYVDGTFNQVDWQKTRQELLNKNYTSREQAYEALKTALEQLQDPYTRFMDPEQYEALTSQTSGELSGVGLRLELDEKTKAIAVVEPIENSPAVRAGLQVADKILAIDGKTTQGMSVEEAAKLIRGQVGTEVTLQVSREGRGVFDVSMTRARIELPAVRYTMKQEGNKRVGYIRLQEFSSHAAEQMHRAIENLSAQKADAFVLDLRGNPGGLLYASIDIARMWMEKGSIVRTVDRVGHNEEMSANRTALTNLPLAVLVDGNSASASEILSGALKDNGRATIIGDQTFGKALVQSVHSLSDGSGLAVTIAHYYTPNGTDISHKGITPDIKVEISDAQKQKLATNPTAIGSKDDPIYTRAVAVLQAQLPNKPVAAQ, encoded by the coding sequence ATGAATTTATTCCCAAGACGCTTCCTATTGCCCCAAGCCGGCCTATTTGGTGGGGCGCTCGCTGCAACTGCTACTTTATCTTTATTTGTTCCTGGTCTCAATAGCTCTGTGCGCGCCGCACTACAGGATAGCCCAAAAACGGTTTTAGATGAAGCGTGGCAAATTGTTAACCGTGACTATGTTGATGGCACGTTTAATCAAGTTGATTGGCAGAAAACCCGGCAAGAGCTGTTAAACAAAAACTATACATCTCGCGAACAGGCTTATGAAGCCTTGAAGACAGCGCTAGAGCAGTTGCAAGACCCCTACACCCGGTTTATGGACCCGGAGCAATATGAGGCGCTGACAAGCCAAACCTCGGGAGAACTGTCTGGGGTTGGTTTGCGGCTAGAATTGGATGAGAAAACTAAGGCGATTGCAGTTGTAGAACCGATTGAGAATTCGCCAGCAGTGAGAGCCGGCCTTCAAGTCGCCGATAAGATTTTGGCAATTGATGGCAAAACCACCCAAGGCATGAGCGTAGAAGAAGCGGCCAAGCTGATCCGGGGTCAGGTGGGGACTGAGGTAACGCTGCAAGTTTCACGGGAAGGCCGGGGTGTGTTTGATGTGAGCATGACGCGAGCTCGGATTGAACTGCCAGCGGTCCGTTACACCATGAAACAGGAAGGCAACAAGCGGGTAGGGTATATCCGTTTGCAAGAGTTTAGCAGCCATGCGGCAGAGCAAATGCACCGGGCGATTGAAAATCTCAGCGCTCAAAAAGCGGATGCTTTTGTGCTGGATCTGCGAGGAAACCCAGGTGGGTTGCTGTATGCGAGTATTGATATTGCTCGGATGTGGATGGAGAAGGGTTCAATTGTTCGCACTGTGGACCGTGTAGGACACAACGAGGAAATGAGCGCCAATCGCACCGCTTTGACGAATTTGCCGCTAGCAGTTTTGGTGGATGGTAATTCTGCGAGTGCCAGTGAAATTTTATCGGGTGCGCTGAAAGATAATGGACGCGCCACGATTATTGGGGATCAAACGTTTGGTAAGGCGTTAGTGCAGTCGGTTCATTCCCTGTCGGATGGTTCCGGTTTGGCTGTGACGATTGCTCACTACTACACGCCGAATGGAACGGATATCAGCCATAAAGGCATTACCCCGGATATCAAAGTTGAGATCAGCGACGCTCAAAAGCAAAAGTTAGCTACTAATCCAACTGCGATTGGCTCGAAAGACGATCCGATCTATACTCGTGCGGTCGCTGTCTTGCAAGCTCAGCTTCCCAATAAGCCGGTTGCTGCTCAGTAG
- a CDS encoding heme o synthase, producing MQEIIGTNVERHHQNFLQVIQSYYQLTKPRIILLLLITTAAGMWVAAKGQVDPLLLLVTISGGALSAASANTINCLYDSDIDYIMERTRWRPLPSGRIKPRDALLFAIVLASLSFTLLTVFANLLAALLAMSGIVFYVLIYTHWLKRHSTQNIVIGGAAGAIPPLVGWAAVTGDLSWGAWILFLIIFLWTPPHFWALAMMIRDDYAAVGVPMLPVVKGDETTARQIWLYTLLLLPVTLLLVYPLHAAGAVYAGIAIFLGAIFAKKAWQLSHNAGDRVVAKSLFKFSILYLMLLCAGLVVDSLPMTHHFTTAFAEHIQMIVSLVPALQ from the coding sequence TTCAAAGTTATTATCAGCTAACAAAGCCTCGAATTATTCTACTGCTGCTGATCACGACAGCGGCGGGAATGTGGGTAGCGGCTAAAGGACAAGTCGATCCCCTACTATTATTGGTGACGATATCCGGCGGGGCTTTGTCGGCTGCCTCTGCGAATACGATCAATTGTCTTTACGACAGCGACATCGACTATATCATGGAGCGCACGCGCTGGCGTCCTCTTCCTTCCGGGCGGATCAAGCCTCGGGATGCGCTGTTATTTGCGATTGTTTTGGCAAGTCTTTCTTTCACCTTGCTCACCGTTTTTGCTAATTTATTAGCGGCGCTGTTGGCAATGTCTGGGATCGTGTTTTATGTCCTGATTTACACTCATTGGCTGAAACGTCACAGCACGCAAAATATTGTGATTGGTGGTGCTGCCGGCGCGATTCCGCCTTTGGTGGGTTGGGCGGCGGTGACAGGTGATCTCAGCTGGGGGGCTTGGATACTGTTCCTGATCATTTTCCTGTGGACGCCGCCTCATTTCTGGGCTTTAGCCATGATGATTCGTGATGACTATGCGGCTGTGGGTGTGCCCATGCTGCCGGTGGTTAAGGGGGATGAAACAACGGCGCGTCAGATTTGGCTGTATACGCTGTTATTGCTGCCGGTGACGCTGTTGTTGGTTTATCCGCTTCATGCGGCGGGTGCGGTTTATGCCGGCATTGCGATTTTTCTAGGAGCGATTTTTGCGAAGAAGGCTTGGCAGTTATCCCACAATGCTGGGGATCGGGTTGTAGCGAAATCGCTGTTTAAGTTTTCTATCCTCTACCTGATGCTTTTATGCGCCGGCTTGGTGGTGGATAGTTTGCCGATGACGCATCACTTTACGACTGCGTTTGCCGAGCACATCCAAATGATTGTGAGCTTGGTGCCGGCGCTGCAATAA